In one window of Gossypium arboreum isolate Shixiya-1 chromosome 4, ASM2569848v2, whole genome shotgun sequence DNA:
- the LOC108460762 gene encoding uncharacterized protein LOC108460762: MIHKRPYTDDSQEVACKHMRQCDDTVHIASFVDVNDVHPNNAFQNHQISEGKWEDIYTGCQDEGRFAEDQCNNVHRGTNKEYESGASACVPHFWWVNGNGMDADAESNVAVHLPLFPEYFASGNQVQAFLHSDEIYSSLLSPKKVSVGPEYQADIPEWSQQDMKSSLDYLDTSDPQVALRSSCAGLMVDDDYGKKMMGTCVIPMPDSEATSMFCFEDASHGIDCDCLDRGSISCIGQHVTKAREKLKGNLALEIFRELGFCDMGEEVAKGWTEEEELAFDNVVLSNPFSLGKNFWDHLPVALPSRTKKEAISYYFNVFMLRKRAEQNRIYPLHIDSDDDEWQTAECGIPAGDDDSVVESPTGHETAAHYENNDEEDCHEDIENDYDNEHGVDSSENAADDFCKGITEEEDEGDIDEISRLHGEKFIDDYSCSDFQLVTRVKGNNEDGYNDVQDDSCTSYEYQGEQVDSHGLPETAMDANQPSLECRIH, translated from the exons ATGATTCATAAACGTCCTTACACCGATGACTCTCAAGAGGTTGCCTGTAAGCATATGAGGCAATGTGATGATACTGTCCACATTGCTTCCTTTGTTGATGTCAATGATGTTCATCCCAACAACGCTTTTCAAAACCATCAAATTTCTG AAGGTAAATGGGAGGACATTTACACTGGGTGCCAAGATGAAGGTAGGTTTGCTGAAGATCAATGCAACAATGTTCATCGTGGCACCAATAAGGAATACGAAAGTGGTGCTTCTGCTTGTGTTCCTCATTTTTGGTGGGTAAATGGCAATGGCATGGATGCAGATGCAGAGTCAAATGTGGCAGTTCATCTTCCACTGTTTCCGGAGTATTTTGCATCCGGGAACCAAGTCCAGGCTTTTCTTCATTCTGATGAAATCTATTCATCTCTTCTTTCTCCTAAAAAAGTTTCTGTTGGACCAGAGTATCAAGCTGATATTCCTGAATGGAGCCAACAGGATATGAAGAGCTCCTTGGATTATCTTGATACATCAGATCCTCAAGTTGCCCTTAGATCATCATGTGCAGGCCTCATGGTTGATGATGATtatgggaagaagatgatggGTACTTGTGTCATTCCAATGCCTGATTCTGAAGCAACTTCAATGTTTTGCTTTGAAGATGCGAGCCATGGAATTGATTGTGACTGCCTCGATCGTGGTTCTATCAGTTGCATTGGACAACATGTGACAAAAGCAAGAGAGAAATTAAAGGGGAATCTTGCGTTGGAAATATTCAGGGAGTTGGGTTTCTGTGATATGGGGGAGGAAGTTGCAAAAGGATGGACAGAAGAGGAAGAGCTAGCATTTGATAATGTTGTCCTTTCTAACCCCTTCTCATTGGGCAAGAATTTTTGGGATCATCTCCCTGTGGCTCTCCCTTCCCGTACTAAGAAGGAAGCTATCAGTTATTATTTCAATGTGTTTATGCTCAGAAAACGTGCCGAGCAGAACCGAATTTACCCTTTACATATTGACAGTGATGATGATGAGTGGCAGACAGCTGAGTGTGGAATTCCAGCGGGGGATGACGACTCTGTCGTGGAATCTCCAACTGGTCATGAAACTGCTGCACATTATGAAAACAACGATGAAGAAGATTGCCATGAGGACATTGAGAATGATTATGACAACGAGCATGGGGTTGATTCTTCTGAAAATGCTGCTGATGATTTTTGTAAAGGTATCACTGAGGAAGAAGATGAGGGAGATATCGATGAAATTTCAAGACTCCATGGGGAAAAGTTCATTGATGATTACAGTTGCAGTGATTTTCAGCTTGTGACTAGGGTTAAGGGGAATAATGAGGATGGTTATAATGATGTCCAGGATGACTCATGCACATCATACGAGTATCAGGGGGAGCAGGTTGATTCCCATGGTCTGCCTGAGACGGCGATGGATGCAAATCAACCCAGTCTAGAGTGTCGAATTCATTGA
- the LOC108459760 gene encoding zinc finger protein ZAT4-like produces MEKKCGKRKAKEKMGFQGYGLRDNPKKSWKSLGFNGDDDNAATSSTLEFQCKACGRQFESMKALFGHMRHHSARERKEVNCQECGRKFKSLKALTAHMRLHPLKSVTVKRKRSKRSRYNSAPNSSLSSLNESSGLVEIDQDVEDAALCLIMMSRGVKNWTEFNCFWESCGNGDFEIKSFHQNKEILQTSFGYGDELDSYASGSMNVFHEKNISECKELDSGILSAKEKNAESGFELYETEIKGTLSGEIMNLKSIETEQRQDLMEGLDLTGLGSTKSSSSKDAMFDACDSGPADDASNKLRSIPLNSEASDDSLRKNKYRCRICNKTFKSHQALGGHQTIHRKSNTYAEPVEDQDKTTHISSSPEIEAGCRLVKVEYVENSVDQEMNEVTSSETRVYKVHKCLICLKVFGSGQALGGHKRSHISRDPGPGDKQPAKQLDLSNISDVIDLNLPVMHNEEANGDTGLKLCRLGTDCKNEALLSLVAN; encoded by the coding sequence ATGGAAAAGAAGTGTGGCAAAAGAAAGGCAAAGGAGAAGATGGGTTTTCAAGGTTATGGTTTGAGGGATAACCCTAAGAAATCTTGGAAATCTTTGGGCTTTAATGGTGACGACGACAATGCTGCTACCAGCTCAACCCTTGAGTTTCAGTGCAAAGCTTGTGGCAGACAATTTGAGTCAATGAAAGCTTTGTTCGGTCACATGAGGCATCATTCTGCAAGAGAAAGGAAAGAAGTTAACTGTCAAGAATGTGGCAGAAAGTTTAAGTCCTTGAAGGCTCTCACTGCTCACATGAGATTGCACCCTTTGAAGAGCGTAACAGTGAAGAGAAAGAGATCGAAAAGATCGAGGTATAATAGTGCCCCGAATTCTTCACTTTCTAGCTTGAATGAATCTTCTGGTTTAGTTGAAATTGATCAAGATGTTGAAGATGCTGCCTTGTGCTTGATAATGATGTCTAGGGGTGTAAAGAATTGGACTGAGTTCAATTGTTTTTGGGAGTCTTGTGGTAATGGTGATTTTGAGATCAAATCTTTTCATCAAAATAAAGAGATTTTGCAGACTAGTTTTGGTTATGGGGATGAGCTTGATTCTTATGCGTCTGGTTCTATGAATGTTTTCCATGAGAAGAACATAAGTGAATGTAAAGAATTGGATTCTGGGATTTTGTCTGCAAAGGAAAAGAATGCTGAATCTGGATTTGAATTGTATGAAACTGAGATTAAGGGAACACTTTCTGGGGAAATAATGAACTTGAAGTCTATTGAAACGGAACAAAGGCAGGATTTGATGGAAGGACTGGATTTAACTGGTTTAGGATCCACAAAATCTAGTTCTAGCAAAGATGCCATGTTCGATGCTTGCGATTCGGGACCAGCTGATGATGCTTCCAACAAGCTAAGAAGTATTCCATTGAATTCTGAAGCATCTGATGATTCCCTGAGAAAGAACAAATACAGATGCAGGATCTGCAACAAGACCTTTAAATCTCACCAGGCCCTTGGAGGTCATCAAACAATCCACAGAAAGAGTAATACCTATGCCGAGCCGGTCGAGGACCAAGATAAAACTACCCACATTAGCAGCTCTCCTGAAATTGAGGCTGGATGCAGGCTTGTGAAGGTTGAGTATGTTGAGAATTCAGTGGACCAGGAAATGAATGAGGTGACTAGTTCTGAAACAAGGGTGTACAAGGTGCACAAATGCCTAATCTGCTTAAAGGTTTTCGGATCAGGTCAGGCTTTGGGTGGTCACAAGAGGTCTCACATCTCGAGAGACCCCGGACCTGGTGACAAACAGCCTGCAAAGCAGCTAGACCTTTCTAACATCTCTGATGTTATTGATCTTAACCTCCCAGTTATGCACAATGAAGAGGCTAATGGTGACACCGGACTCAAGTTGTGCCGGCTTGGAACTGACTGCAAGAATGAGGCTCTACTGAGCCTAGTTGCTAACTGA